A window from Dioscorea cayenensis subsp. rotundata cultivar TDr96_F1 chromosome 10, TDr96_F1_v2_PseudoChromosome.rev07_lg8_w22 25.fasta, whole genome shotgun sequence encodes these proteins:
- the LOC120270651 gene encoding uncharacterized protein LOC120270651, translating into MHLIRFSADAFGLVTIALVSIAAFLGLLCIYSSIYFQLWIRSRHYLQLSYFNGPWFTRIVLILVAIWWGFGEIVRLTLLKGDERLFTSIRCQKDICKFYIISNLGFAEPCMFLMITFLIHASLQKRESGTLSPRWNRKTVSYVLFCSLPVFIMQLCIVVIGPRFTVQNGNLKTMVAKFVLSSSMNEQVSVCTYPLGSIVILGLFYTILVFYISCVGAKVVSLVINKGLQRRIYLLIVSVMVLLPMRVLLLASSVLPRKGHLFFESLIFTSFLAVLLCVLIGISMLVYFPISDSLALGDLGNVGLEDMPYDDYFRDGNGGAPLVAHQNHQVTWRNNPDSFTKHVSISFHPSIKDEPLASGSEDFNSVPMK; encoded by the coding sequence ATGCACCTGATCAGATTCTCTGCCGATGCATTCGGTTTGGTGACAATTGCTCTTGTGTCAATTGCTGCTTTCCTGGGTCTTCTTTGCATCTATAGTTCAATCTACTTTCAGTTATGGATCCGAAGCAGGCATTATCTCCAGCTGAGTTATTTTAATGGACCATGGTTTACTCGCATTGTGCTAATCCTAGTAGCAATCTGGTGGGGTTTTGGGGAAATTGTGAGACTAACTCTGCTGAAAGGGGATGAAAGGCTCTTCACTTCTATAAGATGTCAGAAGGATATTTGCAAGTTTTACATCATCTCGAATCTAGGGTTTGCGGAACCATGCATGTTCCTCATGATCACATTCCTCATACATGCCTCATTGCAAAAGCGGGAATCTGGTACTCTGAGCCCCCGATGGAACAGAAAGACAGTCAGTTATGTCCTATTCTGCTCTCTTCCAGTCTTCATCATGCAACTTTGCATTGTAGTAATCGGTCCTAGGTTCACGGTGCAGAATGGTAACCTCAAAACTATGGTGGCAAAGTTTGTTTTAAGCAGCTCCATGAACGAGCAAGTCAGTGTATGCACCTATCCATTGGGAAGCATCGTGATTCTTGGTCTTTTTTACACCATTCTTGTGTTCTATATTAGTTGTGTTGGAGCCAAGGTGGTATCACTCGTCATCAACAAAGGGCTGCAGCGAAGGATATACTTGCTGATAGTATCAGTCATGGTTCTCCTTCCCATGAGAGTGTTACTTCTTGCATCCTCTGTTCTGCCCCGCAAAGGACACCTGTTCTTCGAGTCCCTGATATTCACATCCTTTCTCGCTGTGTTGCTCTGCGTCCTGATTGGAATTTCTATGCTAGTCTATTTCCCAATTTCCGATTCATTGGCATTGGGAGACCTTGGAAATGTTGGACTTGAAGACATGCCATATGATGATTACTTCAGGGATGGTAATGGTGGCGCGCCTCTTGTCGCCCATCAAAACCACCAAGTGACCTGGAGGAACAACCCGGACTCATTTACAAAGCATGTTTCTATATCCTTCCATCCATCGATAAAGGATGAGCCTTTGGCATCAGGCAGTGAAGATTTCAACTCTGTCCCTATGAAATAG
- the LOC120270832 gene encoding probable protein phosphatase methylesterase 1 translates to MDSTNLSALPEDAADEDPQSLPSAFSPASIPPRPASQTSSQKHSPLEWSSFFDKEEDVAIPSSNDVFHIYLAGSEGPVVFCLHGGGYSGLSFALAASKIKEKARVVAMDLRGHGKSSTSNDLDLSIETLSNDVLAVLKAIYGDSPPSIILVGHSMGGSVAIHAAAKRVITNLQGLIVVDVVEGTAMASLIHMQKILSNRMQYFPTIEKAIEWSVKGGSLRNVDSARVSVPSTLKYDDSKKCYTFRIPLEETEVYWKGWYEGLSDKFLSCPAPKLLMLAGTDRLDRSLTIGQMQGKFQLVVVRHTGHAIQEDVPEEFASYVINFISRNRIGSCGVEIPGLLHR, encoded by the exons ATGGATTCAACGAACCTCTCCGCCCTCCCCGAGGACGCCGCCGACGAAGACCCACAGAGCCTCCCTTCAGCCTTCTCGCCGGCGTCCATCCCTCCCCGCCCGGCGTCTCA GACTTCCAGTCAAAAGCATTCACCCTTAGAATGGTCATCCTTTTttgacaaagaagaagatgttgCAATTCCTTCTTCAAATGAT gtatTTCATATCTACTTAGCTGGATCTGAAGGACCAGTTGTTTTCTGTCTTCATGGAGGTGGTTATTCAGG GCTATCATTTGCGCTGGCGGCAAGTAAGATCAAAGAAAAGGCTCGGGTAGTAGCCATGGACCTGAGAGGGCACGGGAAATCATCCACCAGTAATGATCTAGACTTGTCCATTGAG ACTTTATCCAATGATGTTTTGGCTGTTCTGAAAGCGATTTATGGGGATTCTCCACCTTCCATTATCCTTGTTGGCCACAG CATGGGAGGCTCTGTGGCTATACATGCAGCTGCAAAGAGAGTGATCACGAATCTGCAAGGCcttattgttgttgatgttgtagAG GGAACAGCCATGGCGTCATTGATCCATATGCAGAAAATTCTATCCAACAGAATGCAATATTTCCCAACCATAGAGAAGGCG ATTGAATGGAGCGTCAAAGGTGGCTCATTAAGAAATGTGGACTCTGCTCGTGTATCAGTTCCATCAACGTTGAAATATGATGATTCAAAGAAATG CTACACTTTCCGGATCCCTCTAGAAGAAACAGAAGTATACTGGAAGGGCTG GTATGAAGGCCTTTCTGACAAATTTTTGTCATGCCCAGCACCGAAGCTTTTAATGTTGGCTGGAACAGACAGATTGGACAG ATCACTTACAATTGGCCAGATGCAAGGGAAGTTTCAACTAGTGGTTGTCCGCCATACTGGACATGCAATTCAG GAAGATGTCCCAGAGGAATTTGCATCATATGTAATCAACTTCATTTCACGCAACCGAATTGGATCCTGTGGTGTTGAG ATACCAGGCCTCCTTCATCGGTAA